A single genomic interval of Bradyrhizobium japonicum USDA 6 harbors:
- a CDS encoding helix-turn-helix domain-containing protein, with translation MDQQKLDRAIGRRLKTLRTQAGMTLNELATRSGVSRAMIGRVERAQSSATAALLNKLCAALDVTLSDVVALAEKPPERLMRLADQPLWRDPDSGYRRRHASPPDAASGIEIIVVDLPAGARVSYSPWGRNAFTQQLLMLVGAVCVHIDAKTVRLRDGDCLDFDVMRAVTFENETKQDARYVIITRRGTSYGKM, from the coding sequence ATGGACCAGCAGAAACTCGACCGCGCGATCGGTCGTCGCTTGAAGACGTTGAGGACGCAGGCGGGCATGACGTTGAACGAACTCGCGACGCGCTCCGGTGTCAGCCGGGCCATGATCGGGAGGGTGGAGCGGGCGCAGAGCAGCGCCACCGCTGCGCTGCTCAACAAGCTCTGCGCGGCGCTCGATGTCACCCTCAGCGACGTCGTCGCGCTTGCGGAGAAGCCGCCGGAGCGGCTGATGCGGCTTGCCGACCAGCCGCTTTGGCGCGATCCCGACAGCGGTTACCGTCGGCGGCACGCCTCGCCGCCGGATGCGGCAAGCGGCATCGAGATCATCGTCGTCGATCTGCCGGCGGGCGCGCGTGTCTCCTACAGCCCCTGGGGCCGCAACGCGTTCACCCAGCAGCTGCTGATGCTGGTGGGGGCGGTCTGCGTGCACATCGATGCCAAGACCGTGCGGCTGCGCGATGGCGATTGTCTCGATTTCGACGTGATGCGGGCGGTGACCTTCGAGAACGAAACCAAACAGGATGCGCGCTACGTGATCATCACGCGGCGCGGCACATCGTACGGGAAAATGTGA
- the xylB gene encoding xylulokinase: MYLGIDIGTSGVKAVLVSETGAIVATAARELALSHTAPLWSEQDPDAWVDAAVGAVDDLAARHPREVAQVRGIGLSGQMHGATLLDEDGRPLRPAILWNDGRSHAECVALERRCPSLHTIAGNLAMPGFTAPKLLWVARHEPQIFERVAKVLLPKAYVRYRLTGEMVEDMSDAAGTLWLDVGLRRWSALLLHAVGLDLHHMPRLVEGSEVSAVLAPEFARRWGMANDVVIAGGAGDNAASAIGLGAIAPGDAFLSLGTSGVVFRVTDRFAPAPASAVHAFCHALPGLWHQMGVMLSAAASLAWLAGVMETPAAALLAPLGERVDGPSSIKFLPYLDGERTPHNDAAASGAFVGLRGATGRSQIVQAVLEGVAFAARDNLAALSAAGGPIAEVDLVGGGSRSPLWAQICADVLGIPVHRVEEGEVGAALGAARLGRLSATGEDPAEVCKRPRRLASFAPRASVTAAYDEAYWRWRELYPALKESLK, encoded by the coding sequence GTGTATCTCGGTATCGACATCGGCACATCCGGTGTGAAAGCGGTGCTCGTGAGCGAAACCGGCGCGATCGTCGCGACGGCCGCGCGCGAGCTTGCGCTGTCGCATACCGCGCCGCTGTGGTCCGAGCAGGATCCCGACGCCTGGGTCGATGCGGCGGTTGGCGCCGTCGACGATCTCGCCGCCCGCCATCCGCGCGAGGTCGCTCAGGTGCGCGGCATCGGACTGTCCGGCCAGATGCATGGCGCGACGCTGCTGGACGAGGATGGACGGCCCCTGCGCCCCGCTATTCTCTGGAATGACGGCCGCTCGCACGCTGAATGCGTCGCGCTCGAGCGGCGCTGCCCGTCGCTGCACACGATCGCCGGCAATCTGGCGATGCCCGGCTTCACCGCGCCAAAGCTGCTCTGGGTCGCGCGGCACGAGCCGCAGATCTTCGAGCGCGTGGCAAAGGTGCTGCTGCCGAAGGCCTATGTGCGTTATCGCCTCACCGGCGAGATGGTCGAGGACATGTCCGACGCCGCGGGCACGCTGTGGCTCGATGTCGGTCTGCGCCGCTGGTCGGCGCTGCTGCTGCATGCTGTCGGGCTCGATCTCCACCACATGCCCCGCCTCGTCGAGGGCAGCGAGGTCAGCGCAGTGCTCGCGCCGGAATTCGCACGGCGCTGGGGCATGGCCAATGACGTCGTGATCGCCGGCGGTGCCGGCGACAATGCCGCGAGCGCCATCGGGCTCGGCGCGATCGCGCCGGGCGACGCATTCCTGTCGCTCGGCACATCCGGCGTGGTGTTCCGCGTCACCGACCGGTTTGCTCCGGCACCGGCGTCGGCCGTGCATGCGTTCTGCCATGCGCTGCCCGGCCTCTGGCATCAGATGGGCGTGATGCTGTCGGCCGCCGCATCGCTGGCCTGGCTCGCAGGCGTGATGGAGACGCCGGCCGCCGCGCTCCTGGCGCCGCTCGGCGAGCGTGTCGACGGACCGAGCTCGATAAAATTCCTGCCTTATCTCGACGGCGAGCGCACGCCGCACAACGATGCCGCCGCCAGCGGCGCCTTCGTCGGCCTGCGCGGTGCGACCGGGCGCAGCCAGATCGTGCAGGCCGTGCTGGAAGGCGTCGCCTTCGCCGCGCGCGACAACCTCGCGGCGCTGAGCGCGGCCGGCGGGCCAATCGCGGAGGTCGATCTCGTCGGCGGCGGCTCGCGCTCGCCGCTGTGGGCGCAGATCTGCGCCGACGTGCTCGGCATTCCCGTCCACCGCGTCGAGGAGGGCGAGGTCGGGGCCGCGCTCGGCGCCGCACGGCTCGGCCGGCTCTCCGCCACCGGCGAAGATCCCGCGGAAGTGTGCAAGCGCCCGCGGCGGCTCGCGAGCTTTGCACCCCGCGCATCCGTCACTGCGGCCTATGACGAGGCCTATTGGCGGTGGCGCGAACTTTATCCTGCGTTGAAGGAGAGCCTTAAGTGA
- a CDS encoding LacI family DNA-binding transcriptional regulator yields MAETLTATALTLKDIAREAGVSLATVDRVLHNRPGVRPDTVRRVRAAIERNAFQPHVAAAELARSRARRFAFVMPAGPNPFMQQIEAYLGEMSAWLSARRLGVEVVATDVFDPSVLAASLEALSGDYDGVAVVALDHPGVRAAINDLVDAGTRVVTLVSDVPSSRRHHYVGIDNIAAGRAAGALVGRLVGQRSGKVAIVAGSQGLRDHSERIFGFSQVMASEFPDLSVLPVLEGRDEDGRSEQVLAQLLGRHADIVGLYNVGAGTQGVAKALSDAGRGKQVVFVGHDVTALTRRLLLQGVMDAAISQNPGHEARAAVRVLLALARGEPILREQEKIRIDIVMRDNLP; encoded by the coding sequence ATGGCCGAAACTCTCACCGCGACCGCGCTGACGCTGAAGGACATCGCCCGCGAGGCGGGCGTCAGCCTCGCGACGGTCGACCGCGTCCTGCACAACCGCCCGGGCGTGCGGCCCGATACGGTCCGGCGCGTCAGGGCGGCGATCGAGCGCAACGCCTTCCAGCCGCACGTCGCCGCCGCCGAGCTCGCCCGCAGCCGTGCCCGCCGCTTCGCCTTCGTGATGCCGGCGGGGCCGAACCCCTTCATGCAGCAGATCGAGGCCTATCTCGGCGAGATGTCGGCCTGGCTCTCAGCCCGCCGTCTCGGCGTCGAGGTCGTCGCCACGGATGTGTTCGACCCGTCCGTGCTCGCGGCCTCGCTCGAGGCGCTGTCCGGCGATTACGACGGCGTTGCCGTGGTGGCGCTGGACCATCCCGGGGTCCGCGCCGCGATCAACGATCTCGTCGACGCCGGGACGCGGGTCGTGACGCTGGTCTCGGACGTGCCGTCCTCGCGACGCCACCATTATGTCGGCATCGACAACATTGCGGCGGGGCGCGCCGCCGGCGCGCTGGTCGGTCGGCTGGTCGGCCAACGGTCCGGCAAGGTCGCGATCGTCGCGGGCTCGCAGGGCCTGCGCGACCATTCCGAACGCATCTTCGGCTTCAGCCAGGTGATGGCGTCGGAATTCCCCGATCTCAGCGTGCTGCCGGTGCTGGAAGGCCGCGACGAAGACGGCCGTTCGGAACAGGTTCTGGCGCAGCTGCTCGGCAGGCATGCCGACATTGTTGGCCTTTATAACGTCGGCGCCGGCACGCAAGGCGTCGCCAAAGCGTTGAGCGATGCCGGCCGCGGCAAGCAGGTAGTGTTCGTCGGACACGACGTTACCGCACTGACGCGCCGGCTGCTGTTGCAGGGCGTGATGGATGCCGCGATCTCGCAGAACCCCGGGCATGAAGCGCGCGCCGCGGTACGCGTGCTGCTCGCGCTTGCGCGCGGCGAGCCGATCTTGCGCGAACAGGAGAAGATCAGGATCGACATCGTGATGCGGGACAATTTGCCCTAG
- a CDS encoding GNAT family N-acetyltransferase, with product MSLIVRDATLEDAEDILAIYNYAAINTTAVWTDGPADLDSRREWMRARQAAGYPVLVAMKGRDLVGFASFGDFRPFPGYRHTVENSVYVGEQHHRLGVGRSLMAALIERATTLNKHTMVAAIEASNSASTGLHASFGFAEVGRMPEVGCKFGRWLDMVLMQKRLSSGVRP from the coding sequence ATGTCGCTGATCGTGCGGGACGCCACGCTGGAGGATGCCGAAGATATTTTGGCCATCTACAATTACGCCGCGATCAACACCACGGCGGTGTGGACCGACGGACCGGCCGATCTGGATTCGCGGCGCGAGTGGATGCGCGCTCGGCAAGCAGCCGGCTATCCCGTGCTGGTCGCGATGAAGGGCAGGGACCTCGTCGGCTTCGCGTCATTCGGCGATTTCCGCCCGTTTCCCGGCTATCGCCACACCGTGGAGAATTCGGTCTATGTCGGCGAGCAGCATCATCGGCTCGGCGTCGGCCGCAGCCTGATGGCCGCGCTGATCGAGCGCGCTACTACGCTCAACAAGCACACGATGGTCGCCGCGATCGAGGCCTCGAATTCCGCCTCGACCGGGCTGCACGCGTCTTTCGGCTTTGCTGAGGTTGGCCGTATGCCTGAGGTCGGCTGCAAGTTCGGCCGCTGGCTCGACATGGTCCTCATGCAGAAGCGGCTTTCAAGTGGGGTGAGGCCGTGA
- a CDS encoding VCBS domain-containing protein translates to MTNSAPVFTPSVTRVSTSATGAQADDQSYQPVLSADGTKVAFESYADNLVPGDTNGAPDIFVKDLTTGAITLVSTNASGVQGDSWSYQPVFSPDGTKLAFSSASDNLVPGDTNQAWDVFVKDLTTGAVTRVSTSASRAQADGFQSSNPIFSPDGTKVAFYSDADNLVPDDTDHLRDIFVKDLTTGAITLVGPSPYNGGAGTNGGDQNGYTYAPSFSPDGTKIVFGSARGFGAGNDIYIKDLSTGTTTLVSVSASGGVHGNGGSYDPVFSPDGTKVAFYTFADNLVPGSFNIGIGNIVIKDLTTGVVTLVSANAGGAPQNDGEAQKPVFSPDGTKIAFYSAADNLVPGVNGYEIYVKDLITGAVTVISTSASGMQANGYSQLPGFSADGTKLVFESSASNLVPGDTNGTSDIFVKEIGMPSVIDVKLTDNGAAHVSTSGAVFFTDADTTDTHTASVASQSGNLGTLTATVDDAHGEVTWSYDVSHANIVTLRAGQTHADTFTLTLDDGHGGSATQSIIVTLTGIDDAPVIHSATTASFAENGTGLAYHTAATDVDSPTLLYSLSGADAALFDVSIIGDVTFKSAPDFEAPQDANHDNVYDITVEVSDGTEMTTKNVAITVTDVNDTSGGDVLTVTGSTGFTSIDRATINVSVTGNLHETGSAGVISNSTINDLGSLTETQAMLALVNDTIIGGSLGAIVAHGGTITFDNVHLDGTSLDATSGGLIESVAVSTNAFNNVTLKAGAVFDDSAGSALNVSGTLNNGGTIELFNAAKAVLTGDATVIGNGEIKLDPGSSILNSGGHHTLKLEGGTIDGAGTIGNGDHGLTLAIGVSGTLEANGSQPLAVNTGNSVTSNGLIEAIHASLNFDDGVFNTFGTITADQGGTIAFRNGLTNGAIVNVHTGSELDVSGNLVNNGTVLDSGMLKVDNLSGTGAVNVNNGTLVVTGNLGSNVVLTGTDSFVFGPDAKQTSGVISNYTPGTTLVLDGFDAKVNAAFDAQTGILTLTDADHHAMTLHLAPGSLIPQAHGAAPDFLV, encoded by the coding sequence ATGACGAATTCAGCACCTGTTTTCACTCCTTCCGTCACGCGCGTCTCGACCAGCGCAACCGGGGCGCAGGCGGATGACCAGAGTTACCAGCCTGTGTTGTCGGCCGACGGCACGAAAGTGGCATTCGAATCCTATGCCGACAATCTGGTGCCCGGCGATACCAACGGTGCACCCGACATCTTCGTGAAGGACCTGACGACCGGCGCGATTACGCTCGTGTCAACCAATGCCAGCGGGGTGCAGGGGGATAGCTGGAGCTACCAGCCGGTTTTTTCGCCCGATGGTACCAAGCTGGCGTTCTCATCTGCTTCCGACAATCTGGTGCCGGGCGATACCAATCAAGCTTGGGACGTCTTCGTGAAGGACCTGACCACCGGTGCCGTCACGCGCGTGTCGACCAGTGCCAGCAGGGCACAAGCGGACGGCTTCCAGAGCTCCAATCCGATATTCTCGCCCGACGGCACCAAGGTTGCGTTCTATTCCGATGCCGACAATCTCGTGCCTGATGATACCGACCATTTGCGCGACATCTTCGTGAAAGACCTGACCACAGGCGCGATAACGCTCGTGGGCCCCAGCCCCTACAACGGGGGAGCCGGCACCAACGGTGGGGATCAGAATGGCTATACCTATGCCCCCTCGTTCTCGCCCGATGGCACCAAAATCGTGTTCGGGTCCGCCAGGGGGTTTGGCGCCGGCAATGACATCTACATCAAGGATCTTTCCACCGGGACCACCACACTGGTGTCGGTCAGCGCCAGCGGCGGCGTTCACGGGAATGGCGGCAGCTACGACCCGGTGTTCTCGCCCGATGGCACCAAGGTGGCGTTCTATACTTTTGCCGACAATCTCGTGCCGGGTAGTTTCAATATCGGAATCGGCAACATCGTCATTAAGGATCTGACCACAGGCGTGGTCACGTTGGTATCGGCCAATGCCGGCGGAGCCCCGCAGAACGACGGCGAAGCCCAAAAACCCGTGTTCTCGCCTGATGGCACCAAGATTGCGTTCTATTCCGCAGCCGACAATCTCGTGCCGGGTGTCAATGGCTATGAGATCTATGTGAAGGACCTGATCACCGGCGCCGTCACTGTTATCTCGACCAGCGCGAGCGGGATGCAGGCAAACGGCTACAGCCAGCTTCCCGGCTTCTCGGCTGATGGCACCAAGTTGGTATTCGAGTCCTCGGCCAGCAATCTGGTGCCGGGCGATACCAACGGCACTTCCGATATCTTCGTGAAGGAAATTGGTATGCCGTCCGTCATTGATGTGAAGCTGACGGACAATGGCGCCGCCCATGTTTCGACATCGGGGGCGGTGTTCTTTACCGACGCCGACACCACCGACACTCACACGGCCTCGGTGGCATCGCAAAGCGGCAATCTCGGCACACTCACGGCTACCGTCGACGATGCCCATGGCGAGGTGACATGGAGCTATGATGTTTCTCACGCCAACATCGTTACGCTCCGGGCTGGGCAGACCCATGCCGACACCTTCACCTTGACCCTCGACGACGGCCACGGCGGTTCGGCGACGCAGAGCATCATCGTGACGCTGACGGGAATCGATGATGCCCCCGTGATCCACTCGGCCACCACGGCAAGCTTCGCGGAGAATGGCACTGGTCTCGCCTACCACACCGCGGCGACCGACGTTGACAGCCCGACGCTGCTCTATTCGCTCTCCGGTGCCGATGCGGCGCTGTTCGACGTGTCGATCATAGGCGATGTGACGTTCAAATCTGCGCCCGACTTCGAGGCGCCGCAAGACGCGAACCACGACAACGTCTATGACATCACCGTCGAGGTCAGCGACGGGACAGAGATGACGACAAAGAACGTCGCGATCACGGTCACTGACGTGAATGACACCAGCGGCGGCGACGTTCTGACTGTCACCGGCTCGACCGGCTTCACGTCGATTGACCGGGCCACGATCAATGTCAGCGTGACCGGCAATTTGCACGAGACCGGCAGCGCCGGTGTCATCAGCAACAGCACGATCAATGATCTCGGCTCACTAACCGAGACCCAGGCGATGCTCGCACTCGTGAACGATACGATCATCGGCGGTTCGCTCGGCGCGATCGTCGCCCATGGTGGCACCATCACCTTCGACAATGTGCATCTGGACGGGACGTCGCTGGACGCGACGTCAGGCGGACTTATCGAATCCGTTGCAGTCAGCACCAACGCCTTCAACAATGTGACGCTCAAGGCTGGCGCCGTGTTTGACGACAGCGCCGGAAGCGCTCTGAATGTCAGCGGCACGCTGAACAACGGCGGCACAATCGAGCTCTTCAATGCCGCGAAAGCCGTCCTGACCGGCGACGCCACGGTTATCGGCAATGGCGAGATCAAGCTCGATCCGGGCTCCTCGATCCTGAACAGCGGTGGGCATCACACGCTTAAGCTTGAAGGCGGCACGATCGACGGCGCCGGCACGATCGGAAACGGAGATCACGGCCTCACCTTGGCTATCGGTGTCTCCGGCACGCTCGAGGCGAACGGGTCCCAGCCGCTTGCGGTGAACACCGGCAATTCCGTCACCAGCAACGGCCTGATCGAAGCCATTCACGCCTCGCTCAATTTCGACGACGGCGTTTTCAACACATTTGGAACGATCACTGCCGATCAGGGCGGCACGATCGCCTTCAGGAATGGCTTGACCAATGGCGCCATCGTCAATGTGCACACCGGCAGTGAGCTGGATGTCTCGGGCAACCTCGTCAACAACGGCACTGTCCTGGATAGTGGCATGCTCAAGGTCGATAATTTGAGCGGGACTGGAGCTGTCAACGTCAACAACGGGACATTGGTGGTCACTGGTAATCTAGGCAGCAATGTCGTTCTGACGGGTACGGACTCATTTGTCTTCGGACCCGATGCCAAACAAACATCCGGTGTCATCTCAAACTATACGCCAGGCACAACGTTGGTGCTGGATGGCTTCGACGCCAAGGTGAACGCAGCATTTGACGCTCAGACCGGTATTTTGACACTGACAGACGCGGATCATCATGCGATGACGCTTCACCTCGCGCCTGGGTCCTTGATCCCGCAAGCCCATGGCGCGGCGCCGGATTTCCTCGTCTAG
- a CDS encoding ABC transporter permease, which yields MAMPLESPISFTNVGRIRWWQRGIFASQTGYVLLALAMLLVVMHFASPYFFTEGNMQNVAKNFSFIAIATLGVTFVIITGGIDLSVGSMMCFSAMITSMVMTELSAPGSPAGSLFVHMAADGKTVLANVPGLILLISILAGLGVALIAGLVNGFCIAVLGLSPFVTTLGMLSIVRGLGYVVSNGRGSFPGGPDADYFYALTSGDVLGVPVPFIYLVVLAMAMAVVLHHSSFGRHVFALGGNEKAAELTGIPVVRVKIEVYVICALAAGLQGIIISGWLGSAPANMATSYELNVIAAAVIGGANLAGGIGGPLGAIVGCVLLEVIRNGLVLAQVSSYWQQTLVGVIIILAVLVDRIRSRMT from the coding sequence ATGGCCATGCCCTTGGAATCTCCGATCAGCTTCACCAATGTCGGCCGGATCAGATGGTGGCAGCGCGGCATCTTCGCCTCCCAGACCGGCTATGTCCTGCTCGCGCTGGCGATGCTGCTGGTGGTGATGCATTTCGCCAGCCCCTATTTCTTCACCGAAGGCAACATGCAGAACGTGGCGAAGAATTTCTCGTTCATCGCCATCGCCACCCTCGGCGTCACCTTCGTGATCATCACCGGCGGCATCGATTTGTCGGTCGGCTCGATGATGTGCTTCTCCGCCATGATCACCTCGATGGTCATGACCGAGCTGTCGGCGCCCGGCTCGCCCGCAGGCTCGTTGTTCGTGCATATGGCCGCTGACGGCAAGACCGTGCTGGCCAACGTGCCGGGTCTGATCCTGCTGATCTCGATCCTCGCGGGGCTCGGCGTCGCGCTGATCGCGGGCCTCGTCAACGGCTTCTGTATCGCCGTGCTCGGCCTGTCGCCCTTCGTCACCACGCTTGGCATGCTCTCGATCGTGCGTGGGCTCGGCTATGTCGTCTCCAACGGCCGCGGCAGTTTTCCGGGCGGGCCGGACGCTGATTACTTCTACGCGCTCACCTCGGGCGACGTGCTCGGCGTGCCGGTGCCCTTCATCTACCTCGTGGTCCTCGCGATGGCGATGGCCGTGGTCCTGCACCACAGCTCGTTCGGCCGCCACGTGTTCGCGCTCGGGGGCAACGAGAAGGCGGCCGAGCTCACGGGCATACCCGTCGTGCGGGTGAAGATCGAGGTCTATGTGATCTGCGCGCTTGCCGCGGGGCTCCAGGGCATCATCATCTCCGGCTGGCTCGGATCGGCGCCCGCCAACATGGCGACGTCCTACGAGCTCAACGTGATCGCGGCGGCCGTCATCGGCGGCGCCAACCTCGCCGGCGGCATCGGTGGTCCGTTGGGGGCCATCGTCGGCTGCGTGCTGCTGGAAGTGATCCGCAACGGCCTCGTGCTGGCACAGGTCAGCTCCTACTGGCAGCAGACGCTGGTCGGCGTGATCATCATCCTGGCCGTGCTGGTCGACCGCATCCGCTCGCGGATGACCTGA
- a CDS encoding GNAT family N-acetyltransferase: protein MEVRTGDTFDPRVIALLDHHVTAARAQTAPGSAHALDLAGLRASDVAFWTGWDGETLVATGALKMLSADHGEVKSMHTLQTTRRRGFGGQMLRHIIAEARARGLERLSLETGSWDYFKPAHALYQAHGFVLCGPFEGYVEDPNSLFLTRDLTGG from the coding sequence ATGGAGGTCCGCACCGGCGACACCTTTGATCCGCGCGTCATTGCGCTGCTCGATCATCACGTCACGGCTGCGCGGGCGCAGACCGCGCCGGGCAGCGCCCATGCGCTCGATCTCGCGGGGCTCCGCGCGAGCGACGTCGCGTTCTGGACCGGCTGGGACGGCGAGACGCTGGTCGCCACCGGCGCGCTGAAGATGCTCTCGGCCGACCATGGCGAGGTGAAGTCGATGCACACGCTGCAAACCACGCGGCGGCGCGGCTTCGGCGGCCAGATGCTCCGCCACATCATCGCTGAGGCCCGCGCGCGTGGCTTGGAGCGGCTCAGCCTCGAGACCGGCTCCTGGGATTATTTCAAGCCCGCGCATGCGCTCTACCAGGCGCACGGTTTTGTGCTCTGCGGCCCGTTCGAGGGCTATGTCGAGGATCCCAACAGCCTGTTCCTGACGCGCGACCTGACGGGCGGCTGA
- a CDS encoding ATP-binding cassette domain-containing protein, with the protein MTKAEATPVLELTGIGKEFGAIRALHGVDLQVQPGEVVGLMGDNGAGKSTLVKIIAGNFRPSHGEIRFAGNAVHFNRPVDARGVGIEVVYQDLALADNLTAAANVFLGRELKRRFGPLALLDHKAMAARALELFGELRSETRPDDLVKQMSGGQRQAVAIARTRLSNARLVMMDEPTAAISVRQVEQVLGLIHRLKEQGVAVMLISHRMPDVFAVCDRVIVMRRGEKRADKPIHQTSPEEVTALITGAKEAA; encoded by the coding sequence ATGACAAAGGCTGAAGCGACACCGGTCCTCGAGCTGACCGGCATCGGCAAGGAGTTCGGCGCAATCCGCGCGCTGCACGGCGTCGACCTGCAGGTCCAGCCCGGCGAGGTCGTCGGCCTGATGGGCGACAACGGCGCGGGCAAGTCCACGCTGGTCAAGATCATCGCCGGCAATTTCCGTCCCAGCCATGGCGAGATCCGCTTTGCCGGCAACGCTGTCCATTTCAACCGGCCCGTCGATGCCCGCGGCGTCGGCATCGAGGTCGTCTACCAGGACCTCGCGCTCGCCGACAATCTGACGGCTGCTGCCAACGTCTTCCTCGGCCGCGAGTTGAAGCGCAGGTTCGGCCCGCTCGCATTGCTCGACCACAAGGCGATGGCGGCGCGTGCGCTGGAGCTGTTCGGCGAATTGCGCTCGGAGACGCGGCCCGACGATCTCGTCAAGCAGATGTCCGGCGGCCAGCGCCAGGCGGTTGCGATCGCGCGGACGCGCCTCTCCAACGCGCGGCTGGTCATGATGGACGAGCCGACTGCCGCGATCTCGGTGCGCCAGGTCGAGCAGGTGCTCGGCCTGATCCACCGGCTGAAGGAGCAGGGCGTCGCCGTCATGCTGATCTCGCACCGCATGCCCGATGTGTTCGCGGTGTGCGACCGCGTGATCGTCATGCGCCGCGGCGAGAAGCGGGCCGACAAGCCGATCCACCAGACGTCGCCCGAGGAAGTCACCGCACTGATCACCGGCGCGAAGGAGGCGGCGTGA
- the xylA gene encoding xylose isomerase gives MNAPAKFFDASAPVAFGGNDAGNTPAFRWYDKDRLVHGRRLEDHLRFAVCYWHSFCWPGGDPFGGETFLRPWHQGADAMAQARAKADVAFELFRLLDVPFFTFHDVDAAPEGTSLSESVANLNAIADLFEAKMASAKVRLLWGTANLFTHRRYMAGAATNPDPEIFTYAAGQVRAALEVTHRLGGQNYVLWGGREGYETLLNTDLKRELDQLGRFVSLVVEHKHKIGFKGPILIEPKPKEPTKHQYDFDVATCYGFLERYDLLNDVKLNIEQNHAILAGHSFHHEVALAEALGIFGSLDVNRGDDLLGWDTDQFAMNVPELALVFHEILNRGGFTSGGLNFDAKIRRQSIDPDDLIHAHVGSMDACARAFLAAADMLDAGALTAPLAQRYEGWAEPEGRAILGGQRSLSELADRALSAGFDPRPRSGRQEYLESLVNRYV, from the coding sequence GTGAACGCGCCAGCCAAATTCTTCGATGCAAGCGCCCCTGTCGCCTTCGGCGGCAATGATGCGGGAAACACGCCCGCCTTCCGCTGGTACGACAAGGACCGGCTCGTGCATGGCCGCAGGCTCGAGGATCATCTGCGCTTTGCGGTCTGCTACTGGCATTCGTTCTGCTGGCCGGGCGGCGATCCCTTCGGCGGCGAGACCTTTCTGCGCCCCTGGCATCAAGGTGCCGATGCGATGGCGCAGGCACGCGCCAAGGCCGATGTCGCTTTCGAGCTGTTCCGCCTGCTGGACGTGCCCTTCTTCACTTTCCACGACGTCGATGCGGCTCCGGAAGGCACTTCGCTCAGCGAGTCCGTCGCCAATCTCAATGCGATCGCCGATCTGTTCGAAGCGAAGATGGCCTCCGCAAAAGTCCGCTTGCTCTGGGGCACGGCCAATTTGTTCACGCATCGCCGCTACATGGCGGGCGCCGCGACCAATCCGGACCCCGAAATCTTCACCTATGCCGCCGGCCAGGTCCGCGCCGCGCTGGAGGTGACGCACCGGCTCGGCGGCCAGAACTATGTGCTGTGGGGCGGCCGCGAGGGCTACGAGACGCTGCTCAACACCGATCTCAAGCGCGAGCTCGACCAGCTCGGCCGCTTCGTCTCGCTGGTCGTCGAGCACAAGCACAAGATCGGCTTCAAGGGCCCGATCCTGATCGAGCCGAAGCCGAAGGAGCCGACCAAGCATCAATATGATTTCGACGTCGCCACCTGCTACGGCTTCCTGGAACGCTACGACCTCCTGAACGACGTCAAGCTCAACATCGAGCAGAACCACGCCATTCTTGCCGGCCACTCCTTCCATCACGAGGTCGCGCTCGCCGAGGCGCTCGGCATCTTCGGCTCGCTCGACGTCAATCGCGGCGACGATCTGCTCGGCTGGGACACCGACCAGTTCGCGATGAACGTGCCGGAGCTGGCTCTGGTGTTCCACGAGATCCTGAATCGCGGCGGCTTCACCTCGGGCGGGCTCAATTTCGACGCCAAGATCAGGCGGCAGTCGATCGACCCCGACGATCTGATCCATGCCCATGTCGGCTCGATGGATGCCTGCGCGCGCGCGTTCCTCGCCGCCGCCGACATGCTCGATGCCGGCGCCCTCACCGCGCCGCTCGCGCAGCGCTACGAGGGGTGGGCGGAACCCGAGGGCCGGGCCATTCTCGGCGGCCAGCGCTCGCTCTCCGAACTTGCCGACCGCGCGCTCAGCGCCGGCTTCGACCCGCGGCCGCGCTCGGGGCGGCAGGAATATCTGGAATCCCTGGTCAACCGCTACGTCTGA